In Flavobacteriales bacterium, one genomic interval encodes:
- the rsmD gene encoding 16S rRNA (guanine(966)-N(2))-methyltransferase RsmD encodes MRIISGTYKGRRISAPKNLPVRPTTDRAKEALFNILGHRIDLYESKALDFFAGIGSISLELISRGCPDVTAVDKHRDCTIFIESTAKELGMEGLRASRSDVFVFAQRTPEKYDFIFADPPYDLMRSDELVNIISQRSLLNSGGLLIIEHSDKEDLSEVSGFTEHRRYGHVNFSIFEI; translated from the coding sequence ATGCGTATCATAAGCGGCACCTATAAAGGGCGTCGAATATCGGCCCCAAAGAACTTGCCCGTTCGCCCCACTACCGATAGAGCCAAGGAGGCTTTGTTCAACATCCTCGGTCATCGGATCGATCTGTACGAAAGCAAGGCACTCGACTTCTTTGCCGGAATAGGTAGCATCAGCTTAGAATTGATCTCGCGGGGTTGTCCGGATGTCACAGCAGTCGATAAGCATCGCGATTGTACCATTTTCATAGAAAGCACCGCCAAGGAGCTCGGCATGGAAGGCCTGCGTGCCAGTCGGTCCGATGTCTTCGTTTTTGCCCAGCGCACTCCGGAGAAGTACGACTTCATCTTTGCGGATCCGCCCTACGATTTAATGCGAAGTGATGAACTGGTGAATATCATAAGCCAACGATCTCTATTGAATTCAGGAGGTTTACTCATCATTGAACACAGCGACAAAGAAGACCTAAGTGAGGTTTCGGGCTTTACGGAGCACCGCCGATACGGACACGTGAATTTCTCTATCTTTGAGATATGA
- a CDS encoding DUF3822 family protein, which translates to METGSKIKAKADFIDQTQLRNSHPKHRSIQLDSDGLSFSILDLEKNTYIGVREYDFKATDRLQVIWERYQNLREQDEWLRTDTHSQSMAWNFGVSTLIPNAFSSPMAEKTLRNFVQPLLPSDELFRDDLPAVEAGNVYPLPSSLHEHFKGVKVVHGTTPFLEGMLRRFQNDEASRVLVNIENRQFTLLVLIDRKLQLFNRYPFQTSEDLIYYLLFAMEQLNLNPEEVPLTLYGSIEKHSALYEIAYKYIRNVDLGLRPDGFVYAPILDSVAPQHYYGLFQQYLCVS; encoded by the coding sequence GTGGAAACTGGCAGTAAAATAAAGGCGAAGGCCGATTTTATTGACCAGACCCAATTAAGAAATTCGCATCCCAAGCACAGGTCCATCCAGCTCGACTCGGATGGACTTTCTTTTTCGATATTGGATCTGGAAAAGAATACCTATATCGGTGTGCGCGAGTACGACTTTAAGGCCACCGATCGGCTGCAAGTGATTTGGGAGCGCTACCAAAACTTGCGCGAGCAGGACGAGTGGTTGCGGACCGATACACACAGCCAAAGCATGGCCTGGAATTTTGGAGTTTCTACACTGATCCCCAATGCTTTCAGCTCCCCGATGGCCGAAAAGACCCTTCGTAATTTCGTTCAACCTTTACTCCCGAGTGATGAGCTGTTCAGAGATGACCTTCCGGCCGTTGAGGCCGGGAATGTTTACCCCCTACCGAGTTCGTTACACGAGCATTTTAAGGGAGTGAAGGTAGTACACGGAACCACTCCCTTTCTCGAGGGCATGCTGCGTAGATTTCAAAACGACGAGGCTTCGCGAGTGCTCGTGAATATCGAAAATCGTCAATTCACCTTGTTGGTGCTCATCGACCGAAAGCTGCAGCTCTTTAATCGCTACCCTTTCCAAACCTCCGAAGACCTTATCTACTACCTGCTCTTCGCCATGGAACAGCTCAACCTCAACCCTGAGGAGGTGCCCCTAACCCTCTACGGAAGCATCGAAAAGCACTCGGCACTCTACGAGATCGCCTACAAGTACATTCGTAATGTGGATTTGGGCCTACGGCCCGATGGGTTCGTATACGCCCCCATTCTCGATAGCGTCGCGCCACAGCACTACTACGGACTCTTTCAGCAGTACCTATGCGTATCATAA
- the coaD gene encoding pantetheine-phosphate adenylyltransferase produces MNRVAVFPGSFDPITNGHVDIVQRAVGLFDKIIIAVGQNARKKYMFSRKERMKYIHMAFEGVDEIEVAQFEGLTVEFCRSVGAQYILRGLRNPADFEFEKAIAQANRMMNNRFETVFLLTDPEFSAISSSIVRDIFRNGGDVSMFVPVTIG; encoded by the coding sequence ATGAACAGAGTAGCCGTATTTCCCGGGAGCTTTGATCCCATCACCAACGGGCATGTCGATATCGTGCAACGAGCGGTCGGACTATTCGATAAGATCATCATTGCCGTTGGGCAGAATGCCCGGAAGAAGTACATGTTCAGTCGCAAGGAGCGTATGAAGTACATTCACATGGCCTTTGAAGGTGTAGATGAGATCGAGGTGGCGCAATTCGAAGGGCTTACGGTCGAGTTTTGCCGATCGGTGGGAGCGCAATATATCCTGCGCGGACTTAGGAATCCGGCCGATTTTGAATTCGAAAAGGCCATTGCCCAGGCCAACCGGATGATGAATAACCGGTTCGAAACAGTGTTTTTATTGACCGACCCTGAATTCTCGGCGATCAGCAGCAGTATTGTCAGAGACATCTTCCGCAACGGAGGCGATGTCTCTATGTTTGTGCCTGTAACAATCGGCTGA